GCGCTACCGCGTGCGGCACGCCCGCGCAAGCGGATGTCGGCCGCGGCGCTGCCCGCCTACCGTGGCCCGCGTGAAGATCTCCGCCGTGATCCCCGTCAAGGACGATGCGTCGCAGCTGGAGGACTGCCTGCGCGCCCTCGCGCGGCAGACGCGCCCCGCCGACGAGGTGGTCGTCGTCGACAACGGCAGCGACGACCGCAGTGCGGAGGTCGCCCGGCGCGCGGGCGCGCGGTGCGTGCGCGAGGAGCAGCCCGGCATCCCGGCGGCGGCGTCGACGGGCTACGACGCCGCGACGGGCGACGTCATCGCGCGCCTCGACGCCGACTCGGAGCCGCCGCCCGACTGGCTCGCGCACATCGAGGAGGTGTTCGCGCACCCGTCGGCGCCGGATGCCGCCACCGGCTCGGGACTGTTCCCCTCGCTCGGCAGGGCGGGCCGCTGGGCGGCGCAGACCCTCTACATGGGCGGCTACTTCGCGGTCTTCACGCCCGTGCTCGGCCATCCGCCCGTCTTCGGCTCCGCCTTCGCGATGACGGCCGGGGCGTGGGATGCCGCGCGCACCCGGGTGCACCGCGACGACCCCGAGGTGCACGACGACCTCGACCTCGCATTCCAGCTCGACTCGGTGCGACGCGATCGGCGGCTCGACGTGCCCATCTCGGCGCGGCCGTTCGGCGACGTCGTCGCGTTCGGCAGGCGCATCCGTCGCGGGGCGCACACGGTGCTCGTCAATCGCGGGCCGCGGGCTGTGAAGGAGAGACGGCGCGCATGAGCCGGAGCGGCAGCCGGCCGCCCTACGCGCGGGGCGCCGCGTCGTCCGCCGCGACGACCGCGTCGGCGACCGAGACCCGATCGCCCCCCGCCATCTTCGCGGCGTACATCGCGTGGTCGGCGGCGCGGATGAGCTGATCCATGACGGGCGCTCCCCCGTTGCCCACGGCGACCACCCCGACGCTCGCCGTGATCGGCAGATCGGCGGGCAGGTCGCTGTAGGGCTCTGCGATCGCGCTCCGGATGCGGTCGGCCAGCACCGCCGCGTCGCCCGCGCTCTCGACCGCCGCCACGACGATGAACTCGTCGCCGCCGAAGCGGCCGAGCACGTCCTTCTCGCGGATGAGACCCCGCAGGCGCTGACCGACCTCGCGCAGCAGGGCGTCGCCGGCCGCGTGACCGAGGCGGTCGTTGACGGCCTTGAAGCCGTCGAGGTCGATGAAGATCACCGTGAGCGCCTCGTAGGAGTCGAGCAGCGTGCGCGTCACGTCCTCCTCGACGAGGCGCCGGCTCGGAAGCCCTGTGACCTCGTCGTGCATCGCGGCGCGACGGATCGTCTCCTCGAGCCGGATGCGCGCGATCGCCTGGGCCGCCTGGTTCGAGAGCGCCTCCGCGAGCGGCACGGCTTCCTCGTCGAACTCACGGGGGTGGTCGAAGTAGCAGACCATGGCGCCCACGGAATCGCCGTGCGAGCGCATGGGCGAGGCGATCGCCGCGTGGATGCCTCCCGCGCGATAGACGTCGCTCATCCGCACGCCCGGGGTGTAGGCATCCGCGTCCTCGGGGCGGCGGACGAGGATGACCTCGCCCCCGAGCAGGGTCGTCGAACCCGTGGGCCGGAAGCCGGGAGGCCAGTGCGCCGCGAGCGGGTTGACGCCTGCGGCCTGGACGAGTCCACCCGCTCCGCGCAGGTGCACGCTCACGTGGCTCGCGGCGAAGGCGCGCTGCGCGACATCGGCGAGCAGCTCTGCCGCTTCGGCCTCCGTGCGCACGTTGCCGAAGCCGACGGCGGAGTTCAGCAGGATCTGGAGACGCTGGCGGCCTCGCTCGGTCTTCGCCTCGGCGCCGCGGAAGCCGAGGTTGAACGCCGACCGCGTCGAGACGTCGTAGACCGCGAGCTGCTGCACGCCCGAGGGATCGTCGGAGTCGAGCTCACCGACGACGACCGGTCGGACGATGCCCGACGCACCGTGGAGCGTCGCGTCGGTCGGACGCATCCCGTCGGTGCCGGCGAGCGGCATCCGCAGGGTGAGGAACGCCTCGAGCGGGCGGCCGACGACCTCGGCGCGCTCCGAGCCCATCCACTCCAGCGTGGTGGTGTTGACGTCGACGATGACGGAGTTCTGATCGATCGTGATCCGACCGCAGGCGGTCAGCCCGTGCATGTTGAGCACCGCCTGGTGCTGCGCTGCCTACTCTCCACGTTCGAATGATCGCTGGGCGCGAGGCCGCTGTCAAACTTGCGCAATACGCCGTGATCCCCTCCGAGCGCAAGGGCGAGTTCCCACGTCGGCACGCGCGTATATTCGGGCCGTGCCCGCACTCGACCTCGCCCTCGTCGGCGCGGTCTCGCGCGGCGAGATCACGGCCGTTTTCCAGCCCCAGTTCGACATCGCGTCCGGGCGGATCGCGGGCGCCGAGGCGCTGTGCCGGTGGAGCCATCCCGAACTCGGCGAGGTGCCTCCCGTCGACTTCATCCCTGTCGCCGAGGACGCGGGCCTCATCGACGAGATCGGGCGCTTCATGGCGGAGCGCTGCCTCGCGGCGCTCGCCGAGTGGTCGATCGACGTCGCGCTCAACGTCTCGCCCTACCAGCTGGCCACGCCTGCCTTCACCGACTGGCTCGCCGTCGGCGTGCGCGCGCGGTCCGGGCACGGGGGCGACCTCATCCTCGAGATCACCGAGTCGCGCGAGCTCCACGACGTGCCGGCCGTCTTGCAGCACCTCGACCCGCTCCGCCGGCTCGGCGTCGTGATCAGCCTCGACGACTTCGGCTCGGGGCACGCCTCGCTCGTGCAGCTCGTGCGGCTGCTGAGCGGCGAGGTGAAGGTGGATCGCTCGCTCATCGCGGATGCGTCGGCTGGGGCGGCGGCGCAGATCGCCGAGGTCGTGGAGGTGGCGCATGGCCGCGGCATGCGCGTCGTGGCCGAGGGCGTCGAGACGCAGGCCCAGCTCGACCGGGCGCGCGAGCTCGGATGCGACCGGGCGCAGGGCTATCTGCTCGGCCGCCCGATGCCGCGCGAGGAGTTCGCGCTGCTGCTCGGCTGAGGCGGCTCCCTCTCGGCGGGCTCTGGATGGGCAACTACCCCGACCGGGACGAGCCCTAACGCGAGAACCGCTGCTGCGCCGCCTGCTTGCTGACGCCGAGGGCACCGCCGATCACTGTCCACGAGTCTCCGGCCGCCCGAGCGGCCCGCACCGCATCCCGAAGTCGCGCCTCCGCCGCATCCAGCTCCTCGTTGGCGCGGACGCGCTGTGGGCGGCCGGAAGTGGCCGCGAACTCCGGACCGTTGACAGGTGACCATAGAGTCACCTAATTTCGATGCGTGGACACCGATGCCGTGATCGCCGCGATCGCGGACCCGTCGCGACGACGCATCCTCGACGCGCTGCGCGCACGGGACGGGCAGAGCGTCGGCGAACTGACAGCCACCCTCGCGCCGCTCGGTCGGCACGCCGTGCTCAAGCACGTCGGCGTGCTCGAGCACGCCGGTCTCATCGTCTCGCGCAAAGAGGGACGCACCCGGCTCTGCCACCTGAACGCGGTGCCGATCGTCGCGCTCGCGCAGCGGTGGATCGACGACTTCGGGGCGCGAGCGTCGAGCGGCCTGCTCGCACTCAAGTCCGACCTGGAGAGGAACCAGAGATGACCGACGACCGCGTCTACCGAGTCGATGTGACGACCACGCCCGAGCGCGCCTGGGCCGCGCTCACCGATCCCGACACGGTACGCCGCTACTACTTCGACACCGCGCCTCGCACGAGCTGGGAACCCGGCTCCCCCATCGAGTTCGTCGACGACGACGGCCAGGTGCAGGTCGTCGGGGAGGTGCTCGAATACGATCCGCCCATCCGGCTGGCCCACACCTTCGTGGCCACCTGGTACGGCGGCCACGACGATCAGGGGTCGCTGCACTGGGAGATCACCCCCACGGCGAGCGGATGCCGCATCACCCTCATCCATCGCGGCGCCCGAGCCGACACCCGCGAGGGGTCGGAGACCGCCGACGGGTCGCGCCACATCATCGACGCGTTGAAGGCGCTGCTCGAACGGCCGGCCGACATCATCCGCAGCGCCGAGGTCGATGCACCGCTGAGTCGCGTGTGGGAGGCGATCGTCGACTCCCACGCCTTCGGCACGTGGTTCGGCGCGGAGTTCGACGGCCCCTTCGAGGTCGGGGCGACGACAGCGGGACGGATCGTGCCGACGGCGATGGATGCGGAGGTCGCCGCCGCCCAGGAACCGCACCGCGGTGCCGCGCTCACCCTCGACGTGCTCGCGATCGAGCCTCAGCGTCGTTTCGCCTTCCGCTGGCACCCGGTGGCGGAATCCACCACCCAGACGACCGTCGAGTTCACGCTCGAGGCGGTGGGCCCGGAGCGGACCCGGATCACCGTCACGGAGGACGGATTCGATCGGCTTCCGAGCGAGATCCGTGATGACGCACGCGACGGGAACGCCGGAGGCTGGGAGGCCCAGACTCGTCTACTCGCGGAGTACCTGCGCCGGGCCACCGCCAGGTGAGACCGATCTCGGTCATCGGTAGCTGAGGCGGGACTCGAACCCGCGACCTCACGATTATGAGTCGTGCGCTCTCACCAACTGAGCTACTCAGCCACGCGTCCACCGACGCGAGGCCGAGCCCCGATCCGATGAAGCAGAGCCCCGAGTCAGGATTGAACTGACGACCCCTTCCTTACCATGGAAGTGCTCTACCACTGAGCTATCGGGGCGAACCGCGGATGCCGCGGCACCCGCAAGAGCCTACCATCCGTCAAACCCCTCGCACGCCACCCGGCGGGAGTCAACCCCTGCCGCGAGGCGCACCTCTCTGTCTACCGTCGGAAGCGGCGGCACGTCCGTCGCCCGTCACCCCTTGACGAAGGACGTCCATGCACACCTGGCCCGGCTCCGCCTACCCCCTCGGCGCCACGTTCGACGGCAACGGCACCAACTTCGCGCTCTTCAGCGAGGCCGCCGAGGGCGTCGAGCTGTGCCTGTTCGACGACGACCTCGCCGAGACGCGCATCCCCCTCACCGAGGTCGACGGCTACGTGTGGCACGCCTACCTTCCCGGCATCCGTCCCGGTCAGCGTTACGGCTACCGCGTGCACGGCCCCTGGGACCCGGAGAACGGATGCCGGTGCAACCCCGCCAAGCTGCTGCTCGACCCGTACGCGAAGGCGACGACGGGCGACATCCGCTGGGGGCAGTCGCTCTTCTCGTACACCTTCGGCGACGAGGACTCGTTCGACGACACCGACTCCGCGGCCGACATGATGCACGGCGTCGTCGTCGACCCGTTCTTCGACTGGGCGGGCGACCGCGCGCCGCGCACCCCCTACGACGAGACGATCATCTACGAGGCCCACGTGAAGGGCCTCACCAAGCTGCACCCCGACGTGCCGGAGGAGCAGCGCGGCACCTACGCGGCGCTCGCGCATCCGTCGGTCATCGCGCATCTGCAGAAGCTCGGCGTGACGGCGCTCGAGCTCATGCCCGTGCACCAGTTCGTGCAGGACTCGACGCTCGTCGAGAAGGGCCTGCGCAACTACTGGGGCTACAACACGATCGGCTTCCTCGCACCGCACGCCGAGTACGCCTCCCCCGGCGCGCCCGGCCAGCAGGTGCAGGAGTTCAAGGCGATGGTGCGCGACCTGCACGCCGCCGGCATCGAGGTGATCCTCGACGTCGTCTACAACCACACCGCGGAGGGCAACCATCTGGGCCCCACGATCTCGATGCGCGGCATCGACAACGCCGCCTACTACCGCCTCGTCGAAGACGACAAGCGGTACTACATGGACTACACCGGCACGGGCAACTCGCTCAACGTCGGCCACCCGCACACGCTGCAGCTCATCATGGACTCCCTGCGCTACTGGGTGACCGAGATGCACGTCGACGGGTTCCGCTTCGACCTCGCCGCGACGCTCGCGCGCGAGTTCTACGAGGTCGACCGCCTCGCCACCTTCTTCGAGCTCGTGCAGCAGGACCCGGTGGTGTCGCAGGTGAAGCTCATCGCCGAGCCGTGGGATGTCGGCCCCGGCGGCTACCAGGTGGGCAACTTCCCCCCGCAGTGGACCGAGTGGAACGGCAAGTACCGCGACACGGTGCGCGACTTCTGGCGCGGCCACCCGTCGACGCTCGGCGAGTTCGCATCCCGCATCACGGGCTCCGCCGACCTCTACGAGCAGACCGGCCGCCGCCCCGTCGCGAGCATCAACTTCGTGACCGCCCACGACGGTTTCACCCTGCACGACCTCGTCAGCTACGACGAGAAGCACAACGACGCGAACGGCGAGAACGGCGCGGACGGCGAGTCGCACAACCGCTCGTGGAACAGCGGCGCCGAGGGCCCCACCGACGATCCCGAGGTGCAGGCGCTGCGGGCGCGGCGCCAGCGCGACCTGCTCGCGACGCTGCTGCTCTCGCAGGGCGTGCCGATGATCGCCCACGGCGACGAGCTCGGTCGCACGCAGCAGGGCAACAACAACGTCTACGCGCAGGACTCCGAGCTCAGCTGGGTGGACTGGGGGAACGCGGATGCGTCGCTCATCGAGTTCACGGCTGCTCTCGCGGGCCTGCGGCGCGACCACCCCACGTTCCGCCGCCGCCGCTTCCTCGAGGGCCGACCGCTCGACGGCGCGCGCGACGACCGCCCCGACATCGCGTGGCTGCGCCCCGACGGCGAGCGGATGCGGCCCGAGGACTGGGACGCGGGCTTCGGCAAGTCGATCGGCATGTACCTCGGCGGCGCCGCGATCCCCGGCCGCGACGTGCGCGGCGAGCGCATCGTCGACGACGACTTCCTCGTCTACTTCTCGTCGCACGACGGCGACGTCGAGGCGACCGTGCCCGAGCTGGGGCCCGAGGAGTGGGTGGTGCTCGTCGACACGAGCGGCGCATCCGTCGACAGCGCCCTGCGCGTCGGCGACACCCTCACGCTCGCGCCGTTCTCGATGGTCGTACTCACCGAGCGCGCCGCGGCGGCGGCCGAGACGGGCGACGGAGCCGTGAGCGAGGCGCTGACCTCGTGAACCGGCGCCCCGCATCCACGTACCGCGTGCAGGTGAGCGCGGACTTCCCGCTCGCCGACGCCGCGGAGCTCGCCGACTACCTGCGCACGCTCGGCGCCGACTGGTTCTACCTCTCGCCGCTGCTCGCGGCGACGCCCGGGTCGACGCACGGCTACGACGTCGTCGACCACTCGCGCGTCGATCCCGAGCGCGGCGGGTCCGAGGGCCTCGAGCGCCTCTCGCGCGCCGCCGGCTCGCGCGGCCTCGGCGTGCTCGTCGACATCGTGCCCAATCACATGGGCGTCGGCGTGCCGCACGAGAACGCGTGGTGGTGGGACGTGCTCACCCACGGGCAGCACTCCGCCCACGCGCACGCCTTCGACATCGACTGGGCGGCGGGCGGCGGACGCGTGCGCATCCCGGTGCTCGGCGAGAGCATCGCGGATGCGGCGGCATCCGGAGCCCTCCGCATCGAGGAGGGCGAGCTGCGCTACTACGACCACCGCTACCCGCTCGCCCCCGGTACCGCCGACGACGGCGCACCGGTCGAGGCCGTGCACGATCGCCAGCACTACGAGCTCATGCACTGGACGCGCGCCGACGCCGAGCTCAACTACCGCCGCTTCTTCGGCGTCAACGAGCTCGCCGCGGTCAGGGTCGAGCTGCCCGACGTGTTCGCCGACACGCACCGCGAGATCGCCCGCTGGGTGTCTGCCGGGCTCGTGCACGGCATCCGCGTCGACCACCCCGACGGCCTGCTCGACCCCGGCCGCTACCTCGACGACCTCGCCGAGGCGACCGGCGGATGCTACGTGCTCGTCGAGAAGATCCTCGAGCCGGGCGAGCAGCTGCCGCCGTTCTGGGCGACCGCCGGCACGACCGGCTACGACGCGCTCGGCGACATCGACCGCGTGCTCGTCGACCCCGCGGGTCGCGCCGAGCTCGGCGCCCTCGACTCGCGCCTGCGGGGCGGCAGCGTCGCGTGGGCCGACGTCATCCACGGCACGAAGCGCGCGATCGCCGACGGGCTGCTGCGCTCCGAGGTGAACCGGCTCGTGCGCGAGGTGCGCGGCGCGGGCGACGCGGGGCAGCACGGCGACGACGAGCTCGCCGACGCGATCGCGGAGCTGCTCGCGTGCTTCCCCGTCTACCGCAGCTACCTCCCCTTCGGCATCGAGCACCTCGAGCACGCGCTCACGGATGCCGAGGGCCGCCGCCCGGACCTCGCGCCCGTGCTGCGCACGCTCTCGCACGTGATCGGCGACCCCGAGCATCCGGCGGCCCGCCGCTTCCAGCAGACCTCGGGCATGGTCATGGCGAAGGGCGTCGAGGACACGGCGTTCTACCGCACCTCCCGGCTCGCGAGCCTCACCGAGGTGGGCGGCGACCCCTCGGAGTTCGCGGTCGACGTGGCCGAGTACCATCGACGCCAGCAGGCGCGGCTCGCGACGCATCCGGAGTCGATGACGACGCTCTCGACGCACGACACGAAGCGCGGCGAGGACACCCGCGCGCGCATCGACGCGATCGCCGAGGTGCCCGAGGTGTGGGTCGACTTCCTCGAGCGACGCCGCGACGCGTTCGACCTCGGCGACGGGCCGCTCGAGAACCTGTTGTGGGAGTCGGTCGTCGGGGCGTGGCCGCGCGAGCGCGAGGCGCTGCACGGCTACGCCGAGAAGGCAGCGCGCGAGGCCGGCACCTCGACGCGCTGGACGGCGCCCGACGAGGCCTTCGAGCAGCGGCTGCACGCCTTCATCGACCGCCTCTTCGACGACGCCGACACGCGCGACGACCTCGAGCGCATGGTGTCGTTCCTGCGCCCGGCGGGATGGTCGAACGGTCTCGCGGCGAAGCTGCTGCAGCTCGCCTCGCCGGGCGTTCCGGATGTGTACCAGGGCTCCGAGCTCTGGGAACGTTCGCTCGTCGACCCCGACAACCGCCGGCCTGTCGACTTCGCCCTGCGCCGCAAGCTGCTCGCGCGCATCGACGGCGGCGAGCTGCCGCCGATCGACGAGACGGGCGCCGCGAAGCTGCTCGTCACGAGCCGTGTGCTGCGCCTGCGTCGCGACCGGCCAGACCTCTTCACGCGCTACACGCCCCTGCCGACGGCGGGCCACGCATCCGACCACGTCGTCGCCTTCGACCGCGGCGGTGCGATCGCGGTCGCGACACGCCTGCCCCTCGGACTCGAGGCCGTCGGCGGCTGGGACTCGACCGAGCTGTTGACACCCGCGGGCGCCTACGTCGACGTGCTCACGGGCGCGACGGTCGAGGGCGGGCGGGTGCCGCTCGCGGGCCTGCTCGAGCGCTACCCCGTCGCGCTGCTCGTCAAGGAGGAGGCGCCGTGATCGCGCGGGTGTGGGCGCCGGGAGCCGAGCGCGTCGAGCTCGAGCGGGGCGGCATCCGGGAGCCCCTCGCGCGAGTCGACGGCGGCTGGTGGGAGGGCCCCGAGCTCTCCCCCGGCGAGCGCTACGGCTTCGCGCTCGACGGCGGGCCCACGCGCCCCGACCCCCGCGGGCGCTCGCTGCCCGACGGCGTGCACGGGCTGAGCGAGGCGCGCGAGCTGCCGACCGAACCCGTCGCGACGCCCGGCTGGGCCGGCCGCGAGCTCGCCGACGCCGTGCTCTACGAACTGCACGTCGGCACCTTCACGCCGGCCGGCACGCTCGACTCGGCGATCGAGCGCCTCGACCACCTCGTCGCGCTCGGCATCGACGCCGTCGAGCTGCTGCCCGTCAACGCCTTCAACGGCGAGCACGGCTGGGGCTACGACGGCGTCGCATGGTTCGCGGTGCACGCGCCCTACGGGGGCCCGGATGCGTACCGCCGCTTCGTGGAGGCGGCCCACGCGCGCGGCCTCGCCGTCGTGCAGGACGTCGTCTACAACCACCTCGGACCGAGCGGCAACTACCTGCCCGAGTCCGGCCCCTACCTGCGCAGCGAGCGCAACACGTGGGGCGAGTCGGTGAACCTCGACGAGCCCGAGGTGCGCCGCTACATCCTCGACAACGCCGCCATGTGGTTCGACGAGTACGGCGTCGACGGCCTGCGCCTCGACGCGGTGCACGCCCTCGACGAGCGCGGCGCGCCGCACCTGCTCGCGGAGCTCGCGGCCGAGACGGATGCGCGCTCCGCCCGCCGCGGCCGCCCGCTGTGGCTCATCGCGGAATCCGACCTCAACGACCCCGTCATGTTCGAGCCGCGCTCCGACGGCGGGCACGGCCTCACCGCCCAGTGGAGCGACGACTACCACCACGCCGTGCACGTCGCGCTCACGGGCGAGACGCAGGGCTACTACGCCGACTTCGCGCCGCTCTCCGCCCTCGGCATCGCCGCGACGCGCGGCTTCTTCCACGCGGGCACGTACTCGTCGTTCCGCGAGCGCGAGCACGGCCGCCCCATCCCGCGCGAGGCCGAGGCGTGGCGGCTCGTGACCTTCTCGCAGAACCACGACCAGATCGGCAACCGCGCCGCGGGCGACCGGATCACGGCATCCCTCTCCGAACGCCGCCTCGCCATCGCCGCCGTGCTCACCGTGCTCTCCCCCTACACGCCCATGCTCTTCATGGGCGAGGAGTGGGCCGCGTCGACACCGTGGCCGTTCTTCTCCTCGCACCCCGAGCCCGAGCTCGCCGAGGCGGTCGAGAACGGCCGCCTCGAGGAGTTCGCGCGGATGGGGTGGAACCGCGACGAGATCGCCCACCCGCAAGACCCGGCGACCTTCGCGGGCGCACGGCTCGACTGGGACGAGCTCGACGAGCCCCTCCACGCCCGCATGCTCGAGCGCTACCGCGCGCTCATCGCCCTGCGCCGCCGCGAGCCCGAGCTGCACAGCCCGCGCATCGCCGAGCTCGCGGGCACCTGGGACGACGACGCGCGCACCATCACCCTCGCGCGCGGCCGCATCGCCATCCGGGTCAACCTCGGCGACGAGCCGTGGCGCACGGGCGAGACGGCCGACGTGCTCTTCACGACGACGGATGCCGCGCCCGTCGAGGGCGGCGAGCTCGTGCTGCCGCCCGACAGCGCGGTCGTCAGCCGGCGAGGCTGAACGGCGGCAGCTCGACGCCCGGAATACGCCACGCGGCGAACGCCGGGCCCGCGGTCGAGACGCGACCCTCCGCCCACGGCACGGGCGCATCCGCGTTCTCGGCGAGCAGCAGCTCGGCGTCGTCGGGCAGCTCGGTGCCGAGGTCGACCGAGGTGAGGGTGCGCGTCGCGAGCACGAGCACGCGCTCGGCCGCGGCCTCGCGCACGAACGCGACCGCCTCATCCGACACGTGGATCCAGCGGATGCCGCCCTCCGCGATCGCGGGATGCGCGCGCCGCAGGGCGATGAGCCGCCGGTACAGGCCGATCGTGTCGGCGTGCTCGCCCACGCGGTCCCACGGGATGGGCGTGCGCGCCTCCTCGCCGTCGGCGGCCGTCAAGCCGAACTCGTCGCCCGCCCACACGACCGCGATGCCCGGCATCGTCATCGCGAGGCCCGCCGCGACCGGGAGCGTGCCCTCGCGCGCCGACGTCACGAAGCGCGGGGTGTCGTGGGTGTCGAGCGTGTTCATCGTGTGCAGCCGCGTGCGCCACGGGAACGCGGCCGCGAACTCGCGATGCGCCGCGTAGAACTCGCGGCCCGTGTAGTCGCTCGTGCGGCCGAGCGTCATGCCGAGGCCGCCGCCCGCGGGGCTGCCCGGCACCGAGAGCCAGTTCCAGAGCGGCCGCGTGAAGTTCGCGTAGGTCATCGCGCCGTGCCACGCGTCGCCGAGGAAGTCGCCGCCCGAGGCGTCGTTCGTCGACTCGCCGAGCAGCAGGGTGTCGGGGTTCACCTCGACCATCGTGCGGCGGATGGTGCGGCGCACCTCCTCGTTGAGGTCCTCGTCGCGGTAGCGGCCCGTCATGTTGGCCACGTCGATGCGCCAGCCGTCGAACGAGAAGGGCGGCTTGAGGAACCGCGCGACCACCGAATCCGGCCCCTCGATGAACCGCTGCCGCAGCTCCGTCGACTTCCAGTTGAACTTCGGCAGGCTGCGATGGCCGAGCCACGACACGTAGTCGGTCTGCTGCTCGTCGAGCCACAGGTAGAACTCGCTCTCGGGCGCTCCCGGGTTGCCGTAGGCCGCGCGGAACCACTCGTGCGCATCGCCCGAGTGGTTCGTCGTGAGGTCTCCGATGACGCGGATGCCGCGCTCGTGCGCCGCCTCCACGAGCCGCACGAGCGCCTCGTCTCCCCCGAGCAGCGGGTCGACGTGGTCGAACGACTGCGCGTCGTAGCGGTGATTCGACGTCGCCGGGAACACGGGCGTGAGGTAGAGCACATCGACGCCGAGGTCGACGAGGTGGTCGAGGTGCTCGCGCACGCCGTCGAGGTCGCCGCCGTAGAGCTGCGTGCCCGTGCCCGGCCCCTCATGGATGACGGGGTCGCCCCAGGATGCCGGCAGCGCCCACTCGGGAGCCTCGCGCCCGTCGGCGGCGGCCGAGCGCGCGAAGCGGTCGGGGAACACCTGGTATAGCACCGAGCCGCGCGCCCACCCGGGCGCGGGATCGAACGTCACGAGCCGGAAGTCGTCGATGTCGCGCGTCTCGATCGTCGACACCCCGCGCGAGGTGAGCCACCACGTGTCCGACTCGAAGTCCTCGAGCAGCCAGCGGTAGCCGTGCACCGGGTTCTCGACCACGACCTCCGCCTGCCACCACACGGCATCCGGAGCCTCGTGCACGACGTGGGCGTCGGTGTAGCTCGGCTCGCGGTCGGGGTTCGAGCGCACGCGCACCGTACGCAGCGCGGGGAACGACCGCGGCACGCGCAGCCGCAGCGCCACGACGCCGCCCAGCACGGGCTCCTGGGTGGAGACGTAGAGGGGCGAGCCGTCGTGGTGCGGCAACGAGGCCAGCTCGAGGTCGGTCACGCGGGGCACCCTAGACCTTTCGTGTGTCGGAGGGGTTACCGGGGGCTGGTTTCGACACGCGCCTGCGGCGCTACTCAACCAGCGGTATCCATCACTTCACGGCGCCCGCGGTGATGCCGCCCACGATGTAGCGCTGCAGGGCGAGGAAGAGCGCCACCACGGGGATCGCCGCCATGATCGCGCCCGCCGAGAACGCGCTCCAGTCCGCGTAGCGCGGGTTCGAGACGAGCTTCACGAGACCCACCGCGAGCGTCTGGTTCTCGGGGTCGATGAGCAGCACGGATGCGATGAGGTACTCGCTGAACGACGCGATGACCGAGAGCAGCGCGACGACCGCGAGGATGGGCGCCACGAGCCGCAGGATGATCGTGAAGAAGATGCGGGCGTGGCCCGCGCCGTCGATCTTCGCGGCCTCGTCGATCTCCACCGGCACCGTGTTGAAGAAGCCGTACATGAGGTACGTGTTCACGCCGAGTGCGCCTCCGAGGTACACCATGATGAGCCCGATGTGCGTGTTGAGGCCGAAGGCCGGGAACACGTCGCCGATCGCGCTCATCATGAGGAAGATCGCCACCGCGCCGAGCAGCTGCGGGAACATCTGGATCACGACGATCGTGATGAGCCCGAAGCGGCGGCCCGTGAACCGCATCCGCGAGAACGCGTAGGCCGCGAGCGCCCCCATGAGGGTCGACGCGACCGCCGTGACGGCCGCGATGAGGATCGTGTTGCCGAACCACAGCAGGTACGGGTTCTGCGGGTTGGTCA
The Protaetiibacter sp. SSC-01 genome window above contains:
- the glgX gene encoding glycogen debranching protein GlgX encodes the protein MHTWPGSAYPLGATFDGNGTNFALFSEAAEGVELCLFDDDLAETRIPLTEVDGYVWHAYLPGIRPGQRYGYRVHGPWDPENGCRCNPAKLLLDPYAKATTGDIRWGQSLFSYTFGDEDSFDDTDSAADMMHGVVVDPFFDWAGDRAPRTPYDETIIYEAHVKGLTKLHPDVPEEQRGTYAALAHPSVIAHLQKLGVTALELMPVHQFVQDSTLVEKGLRNYWGYNTIGFLAPHAEYASPGAPGQQVQEFKAMVRDLHAAGIEVILDVVYNHTAEGNHLGPTISMRGIDNAAYYRLVEDDKRYYMDYTGTGNSLNVGHPHTLQLIMDSLRYWVTEMHVDGFRFDLAATLAREFYEVDRLATFFELVQQDPVVSQVKLIAEPWDVGPGGYQVGNFPPQWTEWNGKYRDTVRDFWRGHPSTLGEFASRITGSADLYEQTGRRPVASINFVTAHDGFTLHDLVSYDEKHNDANGENGADGESHNRSWNSGAEGPTDDPEVQALRARRQRDLLATLLLSQGVPMIAHGDELGRTQQGNNNVYAQDSELSWVDWGNADASLIEFTAALAGLRRDHPTFRRRRFLEGRPLDGARDDRPDIAWLRPDGERMRPEDWDAGFGKSIGMYLGGAAIPGRDVRGERIVDDDFLVYFSSHDGDVEATVPELGPEEWVVLVDTSGASVDSALRVGDTLTLAPFSMVVLTERAAAAAETGDGAVSEALTS
- a CDS encoding sensor domain-containing diguanylate cyclase, with product MHGLTACGRITIDQNSVIVDVNTTTLEWMGSERAEVVGRPLEAFLTLRMPLAGTDGMRPTDATLHGASGIVRPVVVGELDSDDPSGVQQLAVYDVSTRSAFNLGFRGAEAKTERGRQRLQILLNSAVGFGNVRTEAEAAELLADVAQRAFAASHVSVHLRGAGGLVQAAGVNPLAAHWPPGFRPTGSTTLLGGEVILVRRPEDADAYTPGVRMSDVYRAGGIHAAIASPMRSHGDSVGAMVCYFDHPREFDEEAVPLAEALSNQAAQAIARIRLEETIRRAAMHDEVTGLPSRRLVEEDVTRTLLDSYEALTVIFIDLDGFKAVNDRLGHAAGDALLREVGQRLRGLIREKDVLGRFGGDEFIVVAAVESAGDAAVLADRIRSAIAEPYSDLPADLPITASVGVVAVGNGGAPVMDQLIRAADHAMYAAKMAGGDRVSVADAVVAADDAAPRA
- a CDS encoding helix-turn-helix transcriptional regulator, which encodes MDTDAVIAAIADPSRRRILDALRARDGQSVGELTATLAPLGRHAVLKHVGVLEHAGLIVSRKEGRTRLCHLNAVPIVALAQRWIDDFGARASSGLLALKSDLERNQR
- a CDS encoding SRPBCC domain-containing protein produces the protein MTDDRVYRVDVTTTPERAWAALTDPDTVRRYYFDTAPRTSWEPGSPIEFVDDDGQVQVVGEVLEYDPPIRLAHTFVATWYGGHDDQGSLHWEITPTASGCRITLIHRGARADTREGSETADGSRHIIDALKALLERPADIIRSAEVDAPLSRVWEAIVDSHAFGTWFGAEFDGPFEVGATTAGRIVPTAMDAEVAAAQEPHRGAALTLDVLAIEPQRRFAFRWHPVAESTTQTTVEFTLEAVGPERTRITVTEDGFDRLPSEIRDDARDGNAGGWEAQTRLLAEYLRRATAR
- a CDS encoding EAL domain-containing protein, which codes for MPALDLALVGAVSRGEITAVFQPQFDIASGRIAGAEALCRWSHPELGEVPPVDFIPVAEDAGLIDEIGRFMAERCLAALAEWSIDVALNVSPYQLATPAFTDWLAVGVRARSGHGGDLILEITESRELHDVPAVLQHLDPLRRLGVVISLDDFGSGHASLVQLVRLLSGEVKVDRSLIADASAGAAAQIAEVVEVAHGRGMRVVAEGVETQAQLDRARELGCDRAQGYLLGRPMPREEFALLLG
- a CDS encoding glycosyltransferase family A protein; translated protein: MKISAVIPVKDDASQLEDCLRALARQTRPADEVVVVDNGSDDRSAEVARRAGARCVREEQPGIPAAASTGYDAATGDVIARLDADSEPPPDWLAHIEEVFAHPSAPDAATGSGLFPSLGRAGRWAAQTLYMGGYFAVFTPVLGHPPVFGSAFAMTAGAWDAARTRVHRDDPEVHDDLDLAFQLDSVRRDRRLDVPISARPFGDVVAFGRRIRRGAHTVLVNRGPRAVKERRRA